The genome window ACAACATGACCGACAGTCTCGGAGCGCTCGTGCCGCTGATCCGGATCGGCGCGGCCGAGGATGCGCTGGCCGCGTTCTACGACCGCTGGCAGAACGATCGCCTGGTCCTCGACAAATGGTTCTCGCTGCAGATCGGCGCGGCCCCGGGCGAGACCGGCGCGGCCATCGCGGCGCGCCTTGTCGAGCATCCGGATTTCGACTGGAAGAACCCCAACCGGTTCCGCTCCGTCATCGGCGGGCTCGGCATGAACCATTCGAGCTTCCATGCCGCGGACGGGTCGGGATACAGGCTGGTGGCCGACTGGCTGCTGCGGCTCGATCCGGTCAATCCGCAGACCGCCGCGCGGATGACGACCCTGTTCGAGACCTGGAAACGATACGATGTCGATCGGCAGGAGATGATCCGCGATGCGCTGGAACGGATGCGCGCGACGGGCGAGCTGTCGCGCGACACCGGCGAGATGGTCGGTCGAATCCTCGGCCGATGAGCGTGGCGGCCAGCGGTTCCGGCGACCGGAACCGCGGCAGCACGACGGTGTTGGACGGGCAAATCCAAACAGAAGATTGGAGACATCCATGCCCGATATCGGCACTGCGAAGATCATCATCATGGCGTCCGACGGTTTCGAACAGGTCGAACTGACGACGCCGAAGGAACAACTCGAAAAGGCCGGTGCGACGGTCCATGTCGCGACGCCCGATGGCGGCGAGATCACCGGATGGTATTTCGACCGCTGGGGCGACAAGATCCCCGGCGACCTGAAGATCTCGGACGTCAATCTCGGTGACTACGACGCCATGGTCCTGCCCGGCGGCCAGATCAATCCCGACGTGTTGCGCACGGACGAGACGGCGGTGGCCAAGATCCGCG of Palleronia sp. LCG004 contains these proteins:
- a CDS encoding type 1 glutamine amidotransferase domain-containing protein — encoded protein: MPDIGTAKIIIMASDGFEQVELTTPKEQLEKAGATVHVATPDGGEITGWYFDRWGDKIPGDLKISDVNLGDYDAMVLPGGQINPDVLRTDETAVAKIRDFAATGKPLAAICHAPWLLIEADLVRGKRLTSYHSIRTDLKNAGADVVDEQVAIDGNLITSRNPDDLDAFCKAVIDAVETKAQAA